A stretch of DNA from Carassius carassius chromosome 22, fCarCar2.1, whole genome shotgun sequence:
CGAGCGTGTGGTTTCCACCAGAAGGGCTCCATCTTCGGATGCAACCTCGGGGAGTTCACCTTCGCGTACCTGGCATGGCTCATCTACGTGATCGCGTCCACCCCGAAAGTGGTGCTCGTCCTGGAAACGTCCATCCTCGATCTGATCGCCCTCAAGGTGCCGTTTGGCATCACCGGGTTTAAAATAACCATGCTGCTGTGCGCGCCTTTGCTTTACTGCCTCCTCAACTCAGTCATCGAAGATCCAAACGGCTCCACGCGCTTTCACTCCCAAGGCTGCTTCATGGGCACCTGCTTAGACATCCTAGACAGCTTCACGCTGGTGGAACTGCTCCTTAAAAACGAAATCCCGAGCATATACCTTAGGTACACGGTTATATCAGTGTACTTCATCGCATTGGGCGTCCCGGTTGTCTGGCTTTACGAGTTGACGGCCTCAGAGATGAACTGTCGCTGGATATGGGCGAGGTTTTTCACCGGCGTGCTGCTCAACGGTCCGCTCTTGGTGGTCAGATGTTTCCTCGTCTTTGTTTACAAAACGCCCATATCGGTTTTCATGTTCAAGAACATCTTCTTCTTGGGGTGTAAGTGCCTGGAGCTGGTTGAACAGTGCACGTCCTTAAGAGGTGTCCGACGGTTTGCACGTGGACGCGGGGGTAACCCATCCCAGTTCTCCCACTGCGTTTCCGAAAACGACATGTGTCCTCACGGCTATGTGAACACGCTGGCTGTCAATACTCAGTCGTAGATGCTCATTAGGGACTGGGTTTGACCGGCCGGGGGCCTCGTAGGCTACTACACAGTGTGCATCAGCCCTTTTAAGGGAAGGTACTACAGAGGTGCTAATATTCCTTGATGAAGATAAAACACACAAACCAATtaacaaatgcataaaatgtattgctatagCTACTTTGTAAAAGTAGGCTACGGATTTTGAGGTACGGTCAGCTGCGAGGGATAAAATGGTAAAAACGTATTTTAGAATTACAAATCACAagttaataaaaagtattttttttaaggtcTTAACAGAAACTCAGTATGCAAATAGGAATCATGTAATTTTCACAGGTGTGCATAATATAACAAGTGAActccacaaaaatgtgtttgtgatgAACTCACTGTTGCTAGTTGTCAGacttgttttgctgttttttttttttttagcaaattaataaaacaacaacaaaactggcAATTACCAACAATAAGCAAAATTAGGATTCTGTACAAAACTTGAACGATTTGGTTTATTAGGCATTGGCCTAAATCCAAAATATAATTTGTGTCAGACATGCCCAATAATCATACATTATTTGCTTGGTATATGTGTTCTAAAATCAGAATAATTCAGTGGTTATGACAACATTAGCCAGTATTTGTCAAATTGaaccaaaatacacatttatccCTGTAGTACCTCTCCTTATGAACACCCGTCGTCCTCCTCCACTCTCAACTGGTGCTACAACCAAGCCACTCAATGTGCCAATGAAAAACATTCCCTCCTGTGACCTCTGCAGTATATATGAAATGGGATGTGACTGTCAGCCAGTGCTTATATAATGATGCGAGAATCTTTGATTTGCACTTGTTTTGTGAGGCACTTTAATTATGTGAGGATTATTCAACCGAGGAAAGGTTATAAGTGCAATgttgtataatttattttctatgtAAAAATGTCCTTAACTGACAGTAGGCTCATGTAGACACAATTCTAGTGTTTTCAGACACATTGTCAAGAGATGTACCCGAATGCACTTGTCAAAAGTGTAAATATGCCTTGTGACTTGTTAGGCTTGGTGTACACTTTAAATTGTGAATGTGATGTAGTCCTTTCCTATTTGAAATATGTGGCAATGGTTCTTAGGAATGGAAAACTGTTGAACAGTGTATTATATGGATTCATAATGTTCCTTAATGTAATAATAGGCTACTCTAAGCATAGAATCTATGAGGATAACTGAACTGTAATCCATCTTTAATGACCAAACTCCATTGCTGGTCCCAAGCAGCTATATTACCAACATCAGTTTGTACAAGGCTACCTCTCTTTACAGAACCTCATGGTTGAAATCACAAACTAGTCTGTTATTTTGCTCAATTTCAGATGCTGTTTTATTCATGCCAGTAAATGAGCTATGATTATCACAATTAGTAACATTTTGATCATGAAAATTATAGTGCTGATAGATAGACTTATTCATTAATCTACATGCAGTGCATTTATGTCTAAATGAGAATCTACGTAAATATGTATATTTCCAAGCTCATTGCTTACACTATATTTACACCAGGAACTTGAACATATATGTCAAAGCTTAATATCCATGTTTCTCAATCCTCCACCAAAATGGAAAAATCTgacatcatttacacaccctcatgtcgtttcaaacctgaatgacttgctTTCGTCTGTGcaacacaaacaaagatattttaaatcatgtttttataCATATGAAGAAAGTCTATGGGGTCTAAATAATGTTGGTTTGGAGCCCACTGAACTTCACTGAatagacaaaaaaacatttttttcaaaatatcttctgaataaataaatgcatccagGTTCAGAGTGACACGAGCGTGaggaaatgatcacagaaaagtCATTTTGGGTTGGCTATCACAAGCAAGCTTGTCCTGTCACTTTTAGTTTTAAAAGAGAGTATTATGTATGCTAGTCTAATATGTAATTACTAACAAATGTGCATCCTTATTCTAACATATTATTACTCTTGTGCTTTGAGGATTGGGGTACAGGGTGAGCTAAATGTGTTAAATATGCAGGCCGAAagtgcattatgggatttttGTGCCTCATTGCGCAGTATTTAACCTGACAAATATATACCACTACATTCTACGCATGTTTTTTAAACTACAGCTTTTAGTGTATGTACAGAATCTTTTTGATAAGGAAAGCGACTTTTCAACCCCTCCTCTCACTATTTATCCACATTAATGTTTTACAGAGAATTTTCTTACAAGGGCTTTAATTTGCAAGTTAATTTATGTTTACACAAGACAGCTGCAAGGGTTAAGAAGCCTCCTGGTTAAATTGGTTATAAAGTAATTTGAGGTCCAAAGTTGGATGTAATTTGATGCAAGTTATTCTTTAACTAAATTAATAAGTAAAAAGCACACAGAAAATTAACAAATAATGCTGCTTTATAAATTCAGAAATGTACttacataatattatatacaaaCTTCGAGAGTAGATGGTT
This window harbors:
- the LOC132098848 gene encoding transmembrane protein 121B-like — encoded protein: MNTMTAEIIKDISQPDSPVSSAPENGQLLFIRSVASRRDTQTTSGSAHLEEGSSQPLVSSSATAQPQSYTMTSGEFMQSTPLFVHRSNKNMFYKILCFLVLVLQGGMLDFYLIIFTDLYWCSWIATDLVVISGWAIFFMKNARSKRERACGFHQKGSIFGCNLGEFTFAYLAWLIYVIASTPKVVLVLETSILDLIALKVPFGITGFKITMLLCAPLLYCLLNSVIEDPNGSTRFHSQGCFMGTCLDILDSFTLVELLLKNEIPSIYLRYTVISVYFIALGVPVVWLYELTASEMNCRWIWARFFTGVLLNGPLLVVRCFLVFVYKTPISVFMFKNIFFLGCKCLELVEQCTSLRGVRRFARGRGGNPSQFSHCVSENDMCPHGYVNTLAVNTQS